The Oncorhynchus nerka isolate Pitt River linkage group LG12, Oner_Uvic_2.0, whole genome shotgun sequence genome includes a region encoding these proteins:
- the LOC115126800 gene encoding phosphatidylcholine:ceramide cholinephosphotransferase 2-like, translating to MHEDEARPTGGHSHFEVSVTMESQPPPPPPHIVSNGNPRGNPSSSTITDHIPNTKSKHNQDDRRTKSSRLIRSLSNGLRKHSDYVKISVPEGRGNLLPREWWKTGVAFVYALFNLILTTVIITVVHERVPDKSVSPPLPDKFFDYVDRVPWAFTVTEVNGMVLVGLWFIQWLFLKHKSIIGRRCFFMIGTLYMYRCVTMYVTTLPVPGKHFTCAPKLYGDSEGMVWRILGLISGGGLSITGGHLMCGDFLYSGHTVTLTLAYLFIQEYSPKKMWWYVWLCWLLSVVGVVCILIGHEHYSIDVVFAYFVTSRLFWWYHTMANTQALRGASNNYLSRTWWNPVFNFLERNVMATVPCVFSWPVSLPSAWCNINPCERYSMVEGDGNRDQ from the exons ATGCACGAAGACGAGGCGAGACCGACTGGAGGCCACTCCCACTTTGAGGTCTCTGTGACAATGGAGTCCCAGCCGCCGCCACCACCGCCTCACATCGTCTCCAACGGCAACCCTCGCGGCAACCCTTCGTCATCAACGATAACGGACCACATCCCTAACACTAAGTCCAAGCACAACCAGGACGACCGACGGACCAAATCCAGCAGACTGATCCGGTCGCTTAGCAACGGTCTCCGGAAACACAGTGACTACGTCAAGATTTCGGTACCGGAAGGCCGAGGCAACCTGTTGCCGCGGGAATGGTGGAAAACAGGGGTGGCGTTTGTGTACGCCTTATTCAACCTCATCCTGACCACCGTCATCATCACCGTCGTACACGAACGGGTACCGGATAAATCGGTCAGTCCCCCGTTACCGGATAAGTTCTTCGACTATGTGGACCGTGTACCGTGGGCGTTTACGGTCACCGAAGTCAACGGGATGGTGTTGGTGGGACTCTGGTTCATACAGTGGCTGTTCCTCAAACACAA GTCCATCATCGGTCGGAGGTGTTTCTTCATGATTGGGACGTTGTACATGTACCGCTGTGTCACCATGTACGTCACCACGCTACCTGTCCCTGGCAAACACTTCACCTGCGCTCCCAAG CTTTATGGTGACTCTGAAGGGATGGTGTGGCGTATCCTGGGTCTGATTAGTGGAGGAGGCCTGTCAATCACCGGGGGTCACCTCATGTGTGGAGACTTCCTCTACAGTGGACACACTGTAACCCTCACACTGGCATACCTGTTTATCCAAGagt ACTCCCCCAAGAAGATGTGGTGGTACGTGTGGTTGTGCTGGTTGCTCAGTGTTGTGGGCGTGGTCTGTATCCTGATTGGTCATGAGCATTACAGCATTGATGTTGTCTTCGCCTACTTTGTTACGTCACGCCTCTTCTGGTGGTACCACACCATGGCCAACACACAG GCTCTGCGCGGGGCTTCTAACAACTACCTGTCAAGGACGTGGTGGAACCCTGTGTTTAACTTCCTGGAGCGTAACGTCATGGCAACCGTTCCCTGTGTGTtctcctggcccgtctctctgcCCTCTGCATGGTGTAACATTAACCCCTGTGAGAGATACTCCATGGTAGAGGGGGATGGGAACAGAGACCAGTAG